The Chloroflexi bacterium ADurb.Bin180 genome segment CAGCGACGATATCCGCAAGGCGTATCGCAAGCTGGCCATGCAGTACCACCCAGATGTCAACAAGAACGGGGATGCCGAAGAGCGGATCAAAGAGATCAACGAGGCCTATGAGGTGCTGTGTGACGAGCAGAAGCGGGAGATGTATGACCGCTTTGGCCATGCCGGCCTGAGCGGCGGAGCGGGCGGCTTTACTGATTTTACCAACATCTCGGACATCTTTGAGAGCTTTTTCGGCTTTGGCAGCGGTGTTCAGAGGGGACCTCAGCAGGGTGAGGATCTGCGTGCCAACCTGACCCTGTCCTTTGAGGAAGCGGTCTTTGGCGTAGAGAAAGAGATCGATGTTGAGCGCCTTGGCACCTGCTCCAACTGCGGCGGCACAGGGGCCGAGGCTGGCTCCAAACCGACCCGCTGCCCCGAGTGCGGCGGATCTGGCCAGGTGCGCCGGGTGAGGTCGTCGCTATTTGGGTCCTTCGTCAACGTGACTACCTGCCCGCGCTGTTCAGGCCAGGGTGAGGTCGTGGCCAATCCGTGCAAAGAGTGCCGTGGCCAGCAGCGGGTTCGCGCCAAGAAGCGCCTCACGGTGACCATTCCGCCGGGGGTTGACGATGGTACCCGGGTGCGCATTGCCGGAGAGGGAAACGCCGGAGTGTTCGGGGGCCCGGCCGGTCACCTGTATGTCTTTCTCACGGTCAAACCCCACTCCTACTTCCGGCGCAAAGACAATGACATTTTCCTGAACATCACCATCAATGTTGCTCAAGCGGCGCTGGGCGACGAGATTACGGTGCCCACGCTGGACGGTGAGGTTCCGCTGAATATCCCCGCCGGCACGCAGACCGGCCAGACCTTTACCCTCAGAGGCAAGGGGGTGCCGTTCCTGCGCCATGAAGGACGTGGCGACGAACGGGTAACGGTTTTTGTGGCTACACCGACCAACCTGACCGCGGCGCAGAAAACGATGCTGCAAGAGCTGGCCAAGAGCCTGGGCAAAGAAGTGACCCCACAGGGCGAAAAGGGCTGGTTCGACCGCTTGCGGGAGGCCCTGCTTGGCTAGGATACTTGACGCCACTCGACTGCCTGTGCCGCCTGCCGTCAGAGCGCTGATGGGATGAAGCTGATCCAGATAGCCGTCCAGGTCGATGGCGAAGCCGCCGAAGCCGTCAGCGCGGTGTTCAACCGCTACGGCAAAGGCGGCGCAGTGCTGGAAGAAGTATGGAATGAACTCGCCCGCGCTCCCACTGTGCGCATCAAGGCATTTCTGACGCCTGATGAGGGTTGTGCGCTCGGTCGCATCGAAGAGGCACTATGGCACTTGGGCCAGCTCTACCCGATCAGTCCGCCAGAAGTCCGGTGGCTGGAGGAGCATGAGTGGGCCGATGCCTGGAAGTCAGGCTACAAGACGCTCAGGATCGGCCGCCGCATCGTGGTCAAGCCCTCCTGGCTGGAACACCAGCCAGGCCCGGATGAACTGCTCATCGAGCTGGACCCCGGCATGGCCTTTGGCACGGGGTTGCATCCATCGACCCAACTGGCCGTGCTGGGCACGGAAAAGATGATGCGCACTGGAGACCGTGTGCTGGATGTCGGCACCGGCTCGGGCATTCTGGCCATTCTGGCGGCCAGGCTCGGCGCGAGCCAGGTGGTTGGGCTGGACATTGAGCCACTGGCGGTGGACGTCGCGCGGCAGAACATCGAGCGCAACGGCGTACGGAACCTCGTTGAGGTGCGCCTGGCGTCGTTGCTGCCCGAGAGGGCAAGCGCATGCGGCCGTGAACTAGAGCTCTTTGACACCTCTGGCAGATGGCAGGGCGCGTTCGACCTGGTGCTGATGAACATCTTGGCGGACGTGATTCGCCGCTCCGCCAGAGCCATCGTTGACTGCTTGAACAGCGAGGGACGCTTTGTTGTGTCAGGGATCATCGAATCGCAGGAAGAGCCTACGCGCAAAGCGCTGCGTGAGGCAGGGCTCCAAGTGACAGCACGGCACAAGCGAAAGGACTGGGTTGCACTCTATGGCCGCAAGGCCGGCAAGGGGAGGGCGAGGTGACCCACCGCTTCTTCATCCCTGCAGGCTGGATTCAGCAGGATCAGGTCGGGATCCAGGGTTCGGTGGTGCATCAGATGCGCGACGTGCTGCGAATGGCGAGCGGTGACACCATCATTGTGCTCGATGACTCCGGCTGGGAGTACGTGGTCCGGCTGACGGCGGTGGAGCACGACTTGGTGACGGGTGTCGTCCAGAGCAAGACACTGTCACGCACCGAGCCGCGCACCAAGATCGCCCTGTACCAGAGCCTGTTGAAAGGCGACAAGTTCGAATGGGTGCTGCAAAAGGGCACCGAGCTGGGCGTGGTCGAGTTCAACCCGATGGTTTCGGACCGCTGCGTGATGGGCAGCGTGGACGATGTCAGCAAAGCCAAGGTGGAGCGGTGGCAGCGCATTGTGCTGGAGGCGGCGGAGCAATCAGAGCGGGCCAGGCTGCCAAGAGTGCAGCCGCCGGTCCTGTTCGCTCAGGCCTGCGAAAAGGCACGTCGGGCGGACCTGGCACTGCTATTCTGGGAAGAAGAAACCAAGCGGACCCTGCGCTCGATGCTGGACACACCTGCCGACACGGCCATTTTAACGCGCGGCAAGACCGAGATTCTGCGACGGCCCTTTTCGATCAGCATCTTTGTCGGACCGGAAGGGGGATTCGCCGGCCGAGAGGCCGACCTGGCGAGACGCTACGGCATAGCTCCGGTTAGCCTGGGTCCACGCATTCTGCGGGCAGACACGGCTGCTCTGGCAGCAGTTACCGCGATCCTGTATCAGTATGAAGACATGTAGAGTGGCAACGCCAGGGAGCGCGCGAGTCGGGGCCTGGTATTTGCGGATGGGAGTGCTATGGGCCTGCATTTAGTAGCCCTGGACATCGAGACGACCGGACTAGATCCCGAGCGGGACTCAATCACTGAAATCGGGGCTATCAAGTTCCAGCTCAAGGACGGTGCCCAGGTCGTTGATACCTTCTCGACCCTGGTCAACCCGCTGCGGCCGATCCCCTTCAAGATTCAAAAGCTCACCGGCATCAGCAACGAAGAGGTGCAAGACGCTCCTCGGCTGACGGCGGTGATCCCCCGCCTGGCCGGCTTTGTCGGCGATGCGACTGTTGTCGGCCACAACGTAGGGTTTGAGGCCTCTTTCCTGCGCCGCCACGGAGTGCTGGTGCAGAACCCCCTGGTGGACACCTTTGAGCTGGCGCGGATACTTCTGCCGCGCCTGGCCACTTACAACCTCTTTGCGCTGACCGACCAGCTTGGTATCCCTCTGGTTGACCACCACCGCGCCCTGCCTGACGCGACGGCGGCCAAGGATGTCTTTGTGGCTCTGATGGAACAGGGCCGCGCTTTGGACCTGGCCGTGCTTCAGGAGATCAACCGGACCGCTGCCCGGTCCGACTGGCCGCTCAAACAGGTCTTTCTCGACCTCGAGCGGGCGCGAGTCAAGACGGCCTTTACCAGCAGCATCCGCGAGCAGCTCAGGGCGAAAGGCTATCTCGATGACGCTGCTCTGGGGCTGGTGCTGGACCGCAAGGAGCAGGCCGAGCCGCTTGCACCCACCGAGGAGCTGGTGCCAGTCGATGAGGAGAAGCTGGTTGAGATCCTCTCGCCGGGTGGTTTGCTGTCAGAGCACTTGAAGGGTTATGAGCACAGGCCGCAGCAAGTCGAGCTGCTGCGACGTGTGGTGCAGGCATTCAACGATGGTGGTCAGCTTCTGGCCGAGGCTGGAACGGGGATCGGCAAATCGCTGGCTTACCTGCTCCCCGCCATTCACTTTGCAGTGCAGAATGGCCGCCCGGTGGTTGTCTCGACGAATACCATCAACCTGCAGGACCAGCTCTACCACAAGGACCTCCCCGACCTGCAAGCCATCCTCCCAGACAAGTTCCGTGCAACCGTGCTTAAAGGCCGGAACAACTATCTCTGTCTGCGCCGCCTGGCCCTGTTGCGGAGAAGCGAATCGCTATCGCCGGAGGCGGTGCAGGTACTGGCCAAGGTACTGGTGTGGCTGCCGGTGACCGAGACCGGAGATTCGGCCGAGTTGTCGCTGCGCGAGACAGAGCAGGGCGTCTGGCGCGAGATTCAGGCGGAACAGGAGACTTGCCTTGGCGACCGCTGCCCGCACATGCGCAAAGGGCGCTGCTTCCTGTATCGGGCCCGCCGCGAGGCTGAAGCGGCGCACATTATCGTCGTTAACCATGCACTGCTCCTGTCGGACGTGATGGTATCGAATCGAGTGCTGCCAGAGTACAAGCACCTGATCATAGACGAGGCCCACCATCTGGAGGCGCGGGCCACGGAGCAACTGGGATTCGCGGTGAACCACGGCCAGGCAGTCGGCCTGCTGACCGCTCTGTCGCAGACTGGCCCGGCGGGACAGGCGCGGGGCTTTCTGCACAGCATTCCGCAGCACTTTCGGGGCAGCAAGGTGAGTGCAGACGTGCAGAAGCAGGTGGGCGACTATGTGAACAAGTTGACCCCGTCGGTTGAGCAGGCACAGCACACCATGGACGCCTTTTTCTCAGGACTGAGGGAGTTTGTAGATCAGTCGCTGGTTACCGAGGCGGGCGGATCTCCCGGTGCGGCTGGCGGCCGCGGCTCCGGGGAGAACTATGACCGGCACGTCGAGTTGACCCGAGGGGTGCGCAATCAACCCGGATGGACCGAAATCGAAGTGGCAGCCGAGGAGCTGAGCAACGACCTGTCGAAAGTAGAGCAAGGGTTGCGGGGCCTGCACAGCGGCTTTTCCAACCTGGACGATCAGAACGTGCTCGAGTACGACGACCTGATGCAGGACCTGTGGGCACGGCTGGAGCACCTTCGCCAGGCGCGAGAACAGCTCACCGCAATTGTCAGTGAACCTGCGCCATCCGGTATCTATTGGATGAGCATAGCGGCGCGCGATGGCCAGATCACGCTGCACTCTGCGCCCCTTCACGTAGGGCCGCTGCTGGAGAAGAACATCTACCAGAAGCTGCAGACCGTGGTTCTGACCTCGGCCACTCTGCGCACGGCGATGGAGTTCAACTATATCCGCGAGCGGCTGGGTCTGGAGGATGCGGACGAGTTTGCCGTGGACTCGCCCTTTGACTATGAGAACTCGACGCTCCTCTATCTGGCGACGGACATCCCGGAGCCGGCGCAGCCCAACTACCAGAAATCGGTCGCCAGTACCATCATTGAGCTATGCCTGGCCACATCAGGCAGGACGCTGGTGCTATTCACCTCTCACAGCCAACTGCAGGCAACGTACTATGCAGTTACCAGGCCGCTGGAAGAAGCGAATATCGTCGTATTTGGACAGGGGCTCGACGGGTCACGTCGGCAATTGCTGGAGAATTTCAAGTCGACTCCCAGGTCTGTGCTCATGGGAACGCGCAGTTTCTGGGAGGGCATTGACGTCGTTGGTCCGGCGCTGAGCTGCCTGGTGATTCCGCGGTTGCCCTTTTCCGTGCCCTCCGACCCGGTCTTTGCTGCTCGTTCGAGGACTTTTGACGACCCATTCGGACAGTACGCGGTGCCAGAGGCCGTGCTGCGGTTCCGGCAGGGTTTTGGCCGGCTGATCCGCAGCTACAGCGACCGGGGAGTCGTGGTGGTGCTCGACAAGAGGGTGTTGAGCAAGAACTATGGCGGGTCGTTCCTGGATTCGCTGCCGGGATGCACGGTGTACCGTGGTCGGGTTGGCGAGATACCCGCCAAAGCGGCTGCCTGGATCGATTCCAGGTGACAGAGCGTTACCGGTGTAGCCTCACTGGGACTAGGTGGTTGCCAGGGCGATCTCCGGACACACAGAAGGCGTGGGTACGAAGCGAGGCGCAGCAACCTCCAGGGCTTGGGACACGGTCGACAGGAGTGCTCCGATCGTAAAGGGCTTGAACAGAACCGGAGCCCCCGTGGCTGTCAGGAAGCGCAGCGTCTCCTGGTTGGCCGTATCCCCGGTGCAGAACACCACTCGATGGCGGAGATGGGGGTAGGAGCTGCACAGCAGGCGGTACAGGGCCTCCCCTCCCATCTCGGGCATGCGCAGGTTGGTCACCAGCAGGTGGTACTCCTGCGTGGCCACCTTGCGCAGCGCCATCATCCCGTCGCGG includes the following:
- the dnaJ gene encoding Chaperone protein DnaJ, whose amino-acid sequence is MSSKRDYYEILGVGRQASSDDIRKAYRKLAMQYHPDVNKNGDAEERIKEINEAYEVLCDEQKREMYDRFGHAGLSGGAGGFTDFTNISDIFESFFGFGSGVQRGPQQGEDLRANLTLSFEEAVFGVEKEIDVERLGTCSNCGGTGAEAGSKPTRCPECGGSGQVRRVRSSLFGSFVNVTTCPRCSGQGEVVANPCKECRGQQRVRAKKRLTVTIPPGVDDGTRVRIAGEGNAGVFGGPAGHLYVFLTVKPHSYFRRKDNDIFLNITINVAQAALGDEITVPTLDGEVPLNIPAGTQTGQTFTLRGKGVPFLRHEGRGDERVTVFVATPTNLTAAQKTMLQELAKSLGKEVTPQGEKGWFDRLREALLG
- the prmA gene encoding Ribosomal protein L11 methyltransferase, with product MKLIQIAVQVDGEAAEAVSAVFNRYGKGGAVLEEVWNELARAPTVRIKAFLTPDEGCALGRIEEALWHLGQLYPISPPEVRWLEEHEWADAWKSGYKTLRIGRRIVVKPSWLEHQPGPDELLIELDPGMAFGTGLHPSTQLAVLGTEKMMRTGDRVLDVGTGSGILAILAARLGASQVVGLDIEPLAVDVARQNIERNGVRNLVEVRLASLLPERASACGRELELFDTSGRWQGAFDLVLMNILADVIRRSARAIVDCLNSEGRFVVSGIIESQEEPTRKALREAGLQVTARHKRKDWVALYGRKAGKGRAR
- the evgS gene encoding Sensor protein EvgS precursor, with the translated sequence MDDEQDILDIQRRVLTAAGYDVDTARDGMMALRKVATQEYHLLVTNLRMPEMGGEALYRLLCSSYPHLRHRVVFCTGDTANQETLRFLTATGAPVLFKPFTIGALLSTVSQALEVAAPRFVPTPSVCPEIALATT
- the rsmE gene encoding Ribosomal RNA small subunit methyltransferase E gives rise to the protein MTHRFFIPAGWIQQDQVGIQGSVVHQMRDVLRMASGDTIIVLDDSGWEYVVRLTAVEHDLVTGVVQSKTLSRTEPRTKIALYQSLLKGDKFEWVLQKGTELGVVEFNPMVSDRCVMGSVDDVSKAKVERWQRIVLEAAEQSERARLPRVQPPVLFAQACEKARRADLALLFWEEETKRTLRSMLDTPADTAILTRGKTEILRRPFSISIFVGPEGGFAGREADLARRYGIAPVSLGPRILRADTAALAAVTAILYQYEDM
- the dinG gene encoding putative ATP-dependent helicase DinG, whose product is MGLHLVALDIETTGLDPERDSITEIGAIKFQLKDGAQVVDTFSTLVNPLRPIPFKIQKLTGISNEEVQDAPRLTAVIPRLAGFVGDATVVGHNVGFEASFLRRHGVLVQNPLVDTFELARILLPRLATYNLFALTDQLGIPLVDHHRALPDATAAKDVFVALMEQGRALDLAVLQEINRTAARSDWPLKQVFLDLERARVKTAFTSSIREQLRAKGYLDDAALGLVLDRKEQAEPLAPTEELVPVDEEKLVEILSPGGLLSEHLKGYEHRPQQVELLRRVVQAFNDGGQLLAEAGTGIGKSLAYLLPAIHFAVQNGRPVVVSTNTINLQDQLYHKDLPDLQAILPDKFRATVLKGRNNYLCLRRLALLRRSESLSPEAVQVLAKVLVWLPVTETGDSAELSLRETEQGVWREIQAEQETCLGDRCPHMRKGRCFLYRARREAEAAHIIVVNHALLLSDVMVSNRVLPEYKHLIIDEAHHLEARATEQLGFAVNHGQAVGLLTALSQTGPAGQARGFLHSIPQHFRGSKVSADVQKQVGDYVNKLTPSVEQAQHTMDAFFSGLREFVDQSLVTEAGGSPGAAGGRGSGENYDRHVELTRGVRNQPGWTEIEVAAEELSNDLSKVEQGLRGLHSGFSNLDDQNVLEYDDLMQDLWARLEHLRQAREQLTAIVSEPAPSGIYWMSIAARDGQITLHSAPLHVGPLLEKNIYQKLQTVVLTSATLRTAMEFNYIRERLGLEDADEFAVDSPFDYENSTLLYLATDIPEPAQPNYQKSVASTIIELCLATSGRTLVLFTSHSQLQATYYAVTRPLEEANIVVFGQGLDGSRRQLLENFKSTPRSVLMGTRSFWEGIDVVGPALSCLVIPRLPFSVPSDPVFAARSRTFDDPFGQYAVPEAVLRFRQGFGRLIRSYSDRGVVVVLDKRVLSKNYGGSFLDSLPGCTVYRGRVGEIPAKAAAWIDSR